The following proteins are co-located in the Candidatus Methylomirabilis limnetica genome:
- a CDS encoding sulfite exporter TauE/SafE family protein encodes MMDLDTGQITLIAITLFAAAVNGALGYGFSSLTVPVALIFYSNRILNPALVLVEVALNSYVLLVNRSSIRKIWKRVLPIVFGLIPGVIAGSYFLSMANPGWLKLITYLIVLPLILLQAAGVRRPIRSEHLIGVPFGAGVGVLYSTTTISGPPLALLFNNQGFVKGEFRAALGLIRMVESTVTATAYYFLGVYTAESTGLLSSIVPSVAIGIPIGAYIIRRMNAETFRRICMSFDAWVVGFGLSKVFIELGLIASPRAYGVWLAVIMIDLFLLYGFFTRGPEISAAALAVDAPDGGSRLMHQKTPTITQDDLPA; translated from the coding sequence ATGATGGACCTTGATACCGGGCAAATCACGCTCATAGCTATCACGCTCTTTGCGGCCGCCGTCAATGGGGCGCTAGGGTATGGGTTTTCATCGCTGACCGTCCCGGTTGCCCTCATCTTCTATTCTAACAGGATCCTGAATCCCGCCTTGGTATTGGTGGAGGTGGCCCTTAATAGCTACGTGCTGCTCGTCAATCGCAGTAGCATCCGGAAGATCTGGAAGAGGGTGCTACCGATCGTATTTGGCCTTATTCCTGGTGTCATCGCGGGGAGTTATTTCCTCTCGATGGCGAACCCGGGATGGCTTAAGCTGATCACGTATCTCATCGTGCTGCCGTTGATCCTGCTGCAGGCGGCAGGGGTCAGGCGGCCGATTCGGTCCGAACATCTCATTGGTGTCCCGTTCGGCGCCGGAGTTGGCGTTCTCTATTCAACAACCACCATCTCTGGTCCTCCTTTGGCGCTCCTGTTTAACAACCAGGGCTTTGTCAAAGGCGAGTTTAGAGCCGCCCTTGGTCTGATCAGAATGGTCGAATCAACCGTGACAGCGACCGCGTATTACTTTCTAGGAGTGTATACTGCAGAGAGTACGGGGCTCCTGTCGTCGATCGTTCCGAGCGTCGCGATCGGGATTCCGATAGGGGCCTACATCATCAGACGCATGAATGCTGAAACGTTCAGAAGAATCTGTATGAGCTTCGATGCCTGGGTGGTGGGCTTTGGATTATCGAAGGTATTTATCGAGCTGGGATTGATCGCAAGCCCGCGTGCCTACGGTGTCTGGCTGGCTGTTATCATGATCGATCTCTTTTTACTCTACGGCTTCTTTACGAGGGGGCCGGAGATCTCGGCGGCCGCCTTGGCTGTCGATGCCCCTGATGGGGGTTCCAGGCTCATGCATCAAAAAACGCCGACCATAACCCAGGACGATCTGCCTGCATGA
- a CDS encoding nitrite/sulfite reductase, translating into MNDAGENRPSWASEEEIDTFDQFVQRFWNGEISPDEFKRFRLQNGVYGQRQEGEQMLRIKIPWGGLSSDQLELLAELAAKAPKGVGHVTTRQNIQFHFIKLDQVTGLTRSLASIGLTTREACGNTVRTVTVGHCAGVCPQEVFDVTPYAATITRFLLRNPMNQNLPRKFKIAFSGCPDDLGLTPIQDIGARAALRLTAGKEERGFQLYVGGGLGPTPHLAELLEEFTPANRLLPTVAAIVRVFDRLGNRDDRHKARMKFLLNKLGIEQFRLLVFQERTGLESTMAGQFPPLVSWEEIPPHRASPVSAGPIKESDDPAYRGWRTTNVLKQKQAGYLMVHVRLELGDVTSVQLRSLAFAAREFGDGTVRSTNQQNFALRWIPSERLPALYRLLHAVGLAAPSAERLADITACPGADTCQLGITSSRGLAAALGALFDDELRDLADEAGIRMKISACPNSCGQHHLANIGFYGGAKKFNGRQVPTYEMLLGASLAPGQAQYGKPVARIPAKNIPGAVEAVLRLYQKERQDGESFNGFLDRYGLETVKIVLAPFTDLLPVSEAPDHYLDYNAEEAFSVQTGPGECAA; encoded by the coding sequence ATGAATGATGCGGGCGAAAACAGGCCGTCCTGGGCTAGTGAGGAGGAGATCGATACCTTCGATCAGTTCGTCCAAAGGTTCTGGAATGGGGAGATCTCACCAGACGAGTTCAAGCGGTTCCGCCTGCAGAACGGGGTCTACGGACAGCGGCAGGAAGGGGAACAGATGCTCCGGATCAAGATCCCGTGGGGCGGTCTCAGCTCGGATCAACTGGAGCTGCTCGCCGAGCTGGCGGCGAAGGCTCCGAAGGGGGTAGGTCACGTGACTACCCGCCAGAACATCCAGTTCCACTTCATCAAACTCGACCAGGTGACAGGACTGACGAGGAGCCTGGCCTCAATCGGGCTGACGACCAGAGAGGCCTGCGGAAACACCGTTCGCACCGTTACGGTCGGGCACTGCGCCGGGGTCTGCCCTCAAGAAGTGTTCGACGTTACCCCGTATGCCGCTACGATTACGCGATTTCTCCTGCGCAATCCGATGAATCAGAACCTGCCCAGGAAGTTTAAAATCGCGTTCTCCGGCTGTCCCGACGACCTTGGTCTCACCCCTATCCAGGACATCGGTGCCCGTGCTGCGCTCCGATTGACAGCAGGAAAGGAGGAGCGGGGCTTTCAGCTTTATGTCGGGGGCGGCCTAGGCCCCACGCCACACCTCGCGGAGTTGCTCGAGGAGTTTACGCCGGCGAATCGGCTCCTGCCGACAGTGGCCGCTATTGTGCGCGTATTCGACCGCCTCGGTAATCGTGACGATCGACACAAGGCCAGAATGAAGTTCCTGTTGAACAAGCTGGGGATCGAGCAGTTTCGATTACTGGTGTTCCAGGAGCGGACCGGACTCGAATCAACAATGGCCGGACAGTTTCCCCCTCTTGTCAGTTGGGAGGAGATCCCGCCTCATCGTGCATCACCTGTTTCGGCGGGTCCCATCAAAGAGTCGGACGATCCTGCCTACCGGGGGTGGCGGACCACCAATGTGCTGAAGCAGAAGCAGGCCGGATACCTGATGGTTCATGTTCGCCTCGAACTCGGAGACGTCACCTCAGTACAGCTTAGAAGCCTTGCCTTCGCGGCGCGTGAGTTCGGCGATGGCACAGTCCGCAGCACGAACCAGCAGAACTTCGCCCTCAGGTGGATTCCCTCTGAGCGCCTCCCTGCGCTCTATCGGTTGCTCCACGCTGTCGGCTTGGCTGCCCCGTCGGCTGAACGGTTGGCAGATATTACCGCTTGTCCAGGCGCTGATACCTGCCAGCTCGGAATCACCTCCTCTCGCGGCTTGGCGGCTGCCCTGGGAGCCCTCTTCGATGATGAACTGAGGGATCTGGCGGATGAGGCGGGGATTCGGATGAAGATTTCTGCCTGCCCAAACTCTTGTGGCCAGCACCACCTTGCGAATATCGGGTTTTATGGCGGCGCCAAAAAGTTCAACGGCCGGCAGGTGCCGACCTACGAGATGTTGCTGGGTGCGAGTTTGGCGCCGGGCCAGGCGCAATATGGCAAGCCGGTGGCACGGATCCCGGCAAAGAATATCCCGGGTGCGGTGGAGGCGGTCCTCCGTCTGTATCAGAAAGAGCGACAGGATGGCGAATCGTTCAACGGCTTTCTGGATCGCTATGGGTTGGAGACCGTGAAGATAGTCCTGGCGCCCTTTACAGACCTGCTGCCGGTCTCTGAGGCGCCGGATCACTATCTTGACTATAACGCTGAAGAGGCGTTTTCCGTCCAGACCGGGCCTGGCGAGTGCGCTGCGTAA
- a CDS encoding cytochrome D1 domain-containing protein: MGRRVVKLAPWITGLALVVGVTWIGQAHAYEAWVTNQEDHTVTVIDTETNTVLDTITPGGKKPHNVAFSPDGAHAFVANVASNDVNMIETKTRKVIATFPAGIRAHGLAVAPDGKQLWVANPGSNDVTVIDLQLRQTIDTIPVGKAPALVVFDPKGARAFVSNGGSGDLSVIDAKSRKIITTIEAGKGAMGTDITWDGKLLLVTAGDVDRIDVIDAISHQVKARIPREGEPHGLVLSPDGKRAYVGSRKANVVSIVDCKQLKIIKDIPAGKRIDIITITPDGRRLYVTSRDTNTVIAIDTLTEKVVAEIPVGKDPHGIAVLPASHH, translated from the coding sequence ATGGGGAGACGGGTCGTTAAGCTGGCGCCATGGATAACCGGGCTAGCCTTGGTAGTAGGAGTCACGTGGATCGGCCAGGCCCACGCATACGAAGCATGGGTGACGAATCAGGAAGACCATACCGTCACCGTGATCGATACCGAGACTAATACGGTCCTCGACACGATCACGCCGGGCGGCAAGAAGCCCCATAACGTCGCCTTTTCACCGGACGGCGCCCATGCCTTTGTCGCGAATGTGGCGTCCAACGACGTGAACATGATCGAGACAAAAACGAGAAAGGTGATCGCGACATTTCCCGCCGGGATCAGGGCGCATGGCCTTGCCGTTGCCCCCGATGGTAAGCAGCTCTGGGTGGCGAACCCGGGATCAAACGATGTGACAGTCATTGATCTTCAACTCCGGCAAACGATCGACACGATCCCAGTCGGGAAAGCCCCCGCGCTCGTAGTCTTTGATCCGAAAGGCGCGAGAGCCTTTGTCAGCAACGGGGGATCCGGGGACCTTTCTGTGATCGATGCGAAGAGCCGGAAGATCATTACCACCATCGAGGCAGGCAAGGGCGCCATGGGGACAGATATCACATGGGACGGAAAGCTTCTGCTGGTTACAGCGGGGGATGTCGATCGAATCGACGTGATCGATGCGATTAGTCACCAGGTCAAGGCGAGGATCCCGCGAGAGGGCGAACCGCATGGCCTTGTGCTGTCGCCTGACGGGAAGCGAGCATACGTTGGGAGCCGCAAGGCGAATGTGGTGTCGATTGTCGATTGCAAGCAGTTGAAGATTATAAAAGATATTCCAGCAGGCAAGCGGATCGACATCATCACGATTACGCCGGATGGCCGTCGCCTCTACGTGACCAGCCGTGACACCAATACCGTGATCGCCATCGATACGCTAACAGAGAAGGTTGTCGCTGAGATTCCGGTAGGAAAAGACCCTCACGGGATCGCTGTACTTCCTGCGAGCCATCACTAA
- a CDS encoding phosphoadenylyl-sulfate reductase, producing the protein MERQSGIQSAESIIELNERFRGAGPEVVLRWAIDTFAPKLALASSFGAEDMVLIDMLSKLEPATTIFTLDTGRLHEETYDIMERTRERYKVAIESYFPGRDAVEALERERGFYSFRQSIEERKFCCRVRKVEPLGRALLNVDAWITGLRREQAATRTGIDAVEIDASHGSIVKINPLVDWTESQVWAYIREHDVPSNALHDQGFPSIGCAPCTRAIKPGEDVRAGRWWWENPETKECGLHLESGHGDHGARG; encoded by the coding sequence ATGGAAAGACAATCGGGAATTCAGAGCGCAGAGAGCATTATTGAACTGAACGAGCGGTTCCGGGGGGCCGGGCCGGAGGTGGTGCTTCGGTGGGCGATCGACACCTTCGCTCCCAAGCTGGCGCTCGCCAGCAGTTTTGGGGCTGAAGATATGGTTTTAATCGATATGCTGTCGAAGCTCGAGCCGGCGACCACGATTTTCACCCTGGACACAGGTCGGTTGCATGAGGAGACGTACGACATAATGGAGCGGACCCGAGAACGGTACAAGGTTGCGATTGAGAGCTACTTCCCGGGGCGAGACGCCGTAGAGGCGCTAGAGCGCGAGCGCGGGTTTTATTCCTTCCGGCAGAGTATCGAGGAACGGAAGTTCTGCTGTCGCGTCCGAAAGGTGGAGCCGCTCGGTCGAGCGCTGCTAAACGTTGATGCGTGGATCACCGGGCTCCGGCGGGAGCAGGCAGCGACCCGCACCGGCATCGACGCTGTTGAGATTGATGCGAGCCATGGCTCAATCGTTAAGATCAATCCGCTCGTCGATTGGACCGAGTCGCAGGTCTGGGCGTATATCCGCGAGCACGATGTGCCCAGCAACGCTCTTCATGACCAGGGCTTTCCCAGCATCGGCTGCGCGCCATGCACGAGGGCTATCAAGCCGGGCGAGGATGTACGAGCTGGACGATGGTGGTGGGAAAACCCGGAGACCAAGGAGTGCGGGCTGCATCTGGAGAGCGGACACGGCGATCATGGCGCACGCGGCTAA
- the sat gene encoding sulfate adenylyltransferase — MQKSIESPETEAPTQILPHGGRLVSRILTGEARADAIGRAQDLPAISLNARAVSDVECLATGVFSPLEGFMDRGDYEGVVNEMRMKNGILWTLPITLAAPKEEAAGLREGGEAALLDSDGELLGLLSVQEIFPYDKRAEACLVYATEETRHPGVQYLYQRGELLVGGSISMVRPPSLPGFEDYYCVPAETRRRFKERGWQTVVGFQTRNPIHRSHEYIQKCALELMDGLLIHPLVGRTKLDDVPSEIRLRCYRALEECYFPKERVMLSVFPGAMRYAGPREAVFHALVRKNYGCTHFIVGRDPAGVGGFYHPYAARDLFLRLSRDELDITPLFFDEAFFCRRCDGMASSKTCPHEASERVTLSGTRVRELLRSGEALPEEFTRPEVSEILAEWMQGE, encoded by the coding sequence ATGCAGAAATCGATTGAATCGCCGGAGACAGAGGCGCCGACACAGATCCTCCCTCACGGTGGGCGGCTCGTCTCTCGGATACTTACAGGAGAGGCCAGGGCCGACGCGATAGGTAGGGCGCAGGATCTCCCCGCGATTTCCTTGAACGCGAGGGCCGTGTCCGACGTGGAATGCCTGGCCACTGGCGTCTTTAGCCCGCTCGAAGGGTTTATGGATCGGGGTGACTACGAGGGGGTGGTCAATGAGATGCGCATGAAGAACGGCATACTGTGGACGCTTCCGATCACCCTGGCCGCGCCCAAAGAGGAAGCGGCCGGGCTACGGGAGGGGGGAGAGGCGGCCTTGCTGGACTCGGACGGTGAGCTGCTTGGCCTCCTCTCAGTGCAGGAGATCTTCCCCTACGACAAGCGCGCGGAGGCGTGCCTGGTATACGCTACAGAAGAGACGCGCCACCCTGGCGTGCAGTACCTGTACCAGCGGGGAGAGCTCTTGGTGGGCGGGTCGATCAGCATGGTTCGCCCCCCGTCGTTACCGGGATTCGAAGACTATTACTGCGTGCCGGCTGAGACGCGGCGACGGTTCAAGGAGCGTGGATGGCAGACCGTAGTCGGGTTTCAGACCCGCAACCCGATTCATCGGTCGCACGAGTACATCCAGAAATGCGCGTTAGAGTTGATGGACGGCCTGCTGATCCACCCGCTGGTCGGTCGGACAAAGCTCGACGATGTCCCATCAGAAATCCGTCTTCGATGCTATCGCGCGCTTGAGGAGTGCTACTTCCCGAAGGAGCGCGTCATGCTGAGCGTCTTCCCTGGCGCTATGCGATATGCGGGGCCGCGCGAGGCGGTCTTCCATGCCCTCGTGCGCAAGAACTATGGATGTACCCACTTCATCGTTGGGCGGGACCCCGCAGGGGTAGGCGGCTTCTATCATCCATACGCCGCCCGTGACCTCTTCCTGCGGCTGTCACGCGACGAATTGGACATCACCCCGCTCTTCTTCGATGAGGCCTTCTTCTGCCGTCGCTGCGATGGGATGGCCTCGTCCAAGACCTGCCCACATGAGGCGTCCGAGCGGGTGACGCTGAGTGGCACGCGCGTTCGTGAACTCCTTCGGAGCGGTGAGGCGCTACCAGAAGAATTTACGCGGCCGGAGGTCTCCGAGATCCTGGCGGAATGGATGCAGGGTGAATAA
- a CDS encoding rhodanese-like domain-containing protein — protein sequence MPSEIPTLTPHQAKSALDEGVLLIDLRPHKEFASRHIPGSINIVFSRKSLSERVATAIPPGPPIILLSGEEGVAEAAADALQWVDRNPLQGIVTGGAEAWDHAGLPLVQLSQVSVSDLWQRLNAPDDELILIDVREPFEWELGYIKGSLLISLAEIWQQTYGLDRRRHIVLICEEGVRSSTAASILLHHGFPRAGNVPGGIGHWLTANYPTIRLPKPPKN from the coding sequence ATGCCAAGCGAGATACCGACGTTGACGCCACATCAGGCAAAGAGCGCATTAGACGAAGGCGTGCTGCTGATCGATCTGCGCCCGCACAAGGAGTTCGCGTCACGCCATATTCCGGGCAGTATCAACATCGTCTTCAGTCGTAAAAGCCTCTCTGAGCGCGTCGCGACCGCGATCCCACCCGGTCCCCCGATCATACTCCTCTCCGGCGAGGAGGGTGTTGCTGAGGCCGCGGCTGATGCGCTCCAGTGGGTGGATCGAAATCCTCTCCAGGGAATCGTCACTGGAGGCGCCGAGGCGTGGGACCACGCAGGATTGCCGCTGGTCCAACTGTCACAAGTGTCTGTCTCGGATCTCTGGCAACGCCTGAACGCTCCGGACGATGAACTGATACTGATCGACGTGCGGGAGCCGTTCGAGTGGGAGCTGGGCTATATCAAAGGCTCGCTGCTCATCTCGCTTGCAGAAATCTGGCAGCAGACTTACGGACTCGATCGCCGTCGACACATCGTCCTGATCTGCGAAGAAGGTGTGCGCAGCAGCACGGCGGCCAGCATCCTGCTTCACCACGGCTTCCCAAGGGCCGGCAATGTCCCGGGGGGAATTGGCCACTGGTTGACAGCCAACTACCCCACCATCCGCCTACCGAAGCCGCCAAAGAACTGA
- a CDS encoding NIL domain-containing protein, with the protein MAKKRIHLTFTGKLAEEPILWQLSQTFNVVFNIRQADFTEGIGWIMAELEGDPQPLENGITWLEDHGVHVAPIEQDVVS; encoded by the coding sequence ATGGCGAAAAAACGCATACACTTAACGTTTACCGGTAAGCTGGCCGAGGAGCCGATCCTGTGGCAGCTTAGTCAGACCTTCAACGTGGTCTTCAATATTCGCCAGGCCGACTTTACCGAGGGAATCGGGTGGATCATGGCGGAGCTTGAGGGAGACCCTCAGCCGCTTGAGAATGGGATTACGTGGCTGGAGGATCATGGTGTCCATGTGGCGCCCATCGAGCAGGACGTCGTCTCTTAA
- a CDS encoding NIL domain-containing protein: MPKRMITLIYPQALIKEPVIYRLAREFKLIPNIRRARVTEQAGEVMLELDGEEEALNKGIAYLAGLGIRVEPTPEKGR, from the coding sequence ATGCCAAAACGGATGATCACACTCATCTACCCACAGGCACTGATCAAAGAGCCGGTGATCTATCGTCTTGCGCGTGAATTTAAGCTCATTCCTAATATTCGCCGGGCGCGAGTGACGGAGCAGGCAGGCGAGGTCATGCTGGAGTTGGACGGCGAGGAGGAAGCGTTGAATAAGGGGATTGCCTACCTGGCCGGTTTAGGGATCAGGGTGGAGCCGACTCCGGAGAAGGGACGCTGA
- the thrC gene encoding threonine synthase encodes MAQVKGLKCRECGRPYPAEPLHVCEFCFGPLEVDYDYDALRGTLTRKAIEAGPPSIWRYKALLPIEGEPVVGKHCGMTPLVRAKNLARALGMREVYVKNDTVSHPTFSFKDRVVAVAVTKAVEFGFKVVACASTGNLANSVAAHAAEGGLRSFVFVPSDLEQGKVLGTLIYNPKLVAVDGNYDEVNRLCSEIADKYGWAFVNINIRPYYAEGSKTFGYEIAEQLGWRAPQHIVVPAAGGSLVTKILKGLKEFDRLGLLNGGCATRMHVAQAEGCGPIVTAIKANSEIIKPVKPKTIAKSLAIGNPADGYYAYKVVKESGGHGEHATDEEIVEGMKLLASTEGIFSETAGGVTIAAAKRLIEQGRIPRDESLVLCITGNGLKTQEAVASSLKVRLHIKPTLRAFDEAMVSHGIDVTSRTMD; translated from the coding sequence ATGGCGCAGGTGAAAGGATTGAAGTGCAGGGAGTGCGGCAGACCATATCCCGCTGAGCCTCTGCATGTCTGTGAGTTCTGTTTCGGGCCTCTTGAGGTCGATTACGATTACGACGCACTCCGCGGTACGCTGACCAGAAAAGCGATCGAGGCTGGACCGCCCAGCATCTGGCGATACAAGGCGCTGCTGCCGATCGAGGGAGAGCCCGTGGTCGGGAAACATTGCGGGATGACGCCCCTCGTGAGGGCCAAGAACCTGGCGCGCGCGTTAGGCATGCGGGAGGTCTATGTCAAAAACGATACCGTGAGCCATCCCACCTTTTCATTTAAGGATCGGGTGGTGGCGGTAGCGGTGACTAAGGCCGTGGAGTTTGGCTTCAAGGTGGTGGCCTGTGCCTCTACCGGCAACCTGGCAAACTCGGTGGCGGCCCACGCCGCCGAAGGGGGGCTTCGAAGCTTCGTCTTTGTGCCGTCCGACCTGGAGCAGGGCAAGGTGCTGGGCACCCTGATCTACAACCCAAAGCTGGTGGCCGTGGACGGCAACTACGATGAGGTCAACCGTCTGTGCAGCGAGATTGCCGATAAATATGGATGGGCCTTTGTGAACATTAATATCCGGCCTTACTACGCTGAGGGCTCCAAAACCTTTGGGTACGAGATCGCAGAGCAACTTGGCTGGCGTGCGCCCCAGCACATCGTTGTGCCGGCCGCGGGGGGTTCGCTGGTCACGAAGATCTTGAAGGGGCTTAAGGAGTTCGATCGACTCGGCCTCCTGAATGGCGGCTGCGCTACGCGGATGCACGTGGCCCAGGCGGAAGGGTGTGGCCCCATTGTGACCGCTATCAAGGCGAACAGCGAGATCATTAAACCGGTCAAGCCAAAGACAATCGCCAAGTCGCTCGCCATCGGGAACCCGGCGGACGGCTACTACGCCTACAAGGTCGTCAAGGAGAGTGGTGGCCACGGGGAACATGCCACAGATGAGGAGATTGTGGAGGGTATGAAGCTGTTGGCCAGCACTGAAGGGATCTTTTCCGAGACCGCCGGCGGGGTGACGATAGCGGCGGCCAAACGGCTGATCGAGCAGGGGCGAATCCCCAGGGACGAAAGCCTGGTCCTCTGTATCACCGGCAACGGGCTGAAGACCCAGGAGGCAGTCGCCTCATCACTGAAGGTTCGGCTGCACATCAAACCGACCCTTCGAGCGTTTGATGAAGCGATGGTCTCTCATGGAATCGACGTCACGTCGAGAACAATGGACTAA
- a CDS encoding MoaD/ThiS family protein → MGVKVRIPTPLRGLTSGQGEVEGQGDSINELIENLEQSYAGLRERIYDDSGSVRRFINIYVNEEDIRFLQGVSTQLKPGDLVSIVPAIAGGC, encoded by the coding sequence ATGGGTGTGAAAGTGCGCATCCCGACCCCTTTACGTGGTCTGACCAGCGGTCAAGGGGAGGTTGAGGGGCAAGGGGACTCTATTAATGAGCTGATCGAGAATCTGGAGCAGTCGTACGCTGGCCTGAGGGAGCGGATCTACGATGACTCCGGCAGCGTCCGCCGCTTCATCAATATCTATGTGAATGAGGAAGACATCCGATTTCTGCAGGGGGTCTCGACGCAGCTCAAGCCAGGCGATCTTGTATCAATCGTTCCGGCCATCGCTGGTGGTTGCTGA
- a CDS encoding OmpH family outer membrane protein: MTRRSGITDFFARCSVVCLSTGLILTVPLAASGREPLKIGILDFREVAIGSKAGKATKARLEKLAEKLTKEMKAEEAKLLARRKDLEAATSRLTPAERQHRAATLERDEANFQRLLEDKTEELKNAETESIQKLASQIDLILKAYATEKGFSVILEARRPGVLYFDKNLDLSAEIIKRFNLTSK; the protein is encoded by the coding sequence ATGACAAGAAGGTCAGGTATTACGGATTTCTTTGCCCGGTGCTCCGTCGTCTGTCTGAGCACCGGACTCATCCTTACCGTTCCATTGGCAGCATCCGGCCGAGAACCTCTAAAGATTGGCATACTGGACTTCCGAGAGGTAGCCATTGGGTCCAAAGCCGGTAAAGCCACCAAGGCGCGGCTGGAGAAACTTGCCGAGAAGCTGACGAAAGAGATGAAGGCCGAGGAGGCAAAGCTACTCGCGCGTCGGAAGGATCTTGAGGCGGCAACGTCCCGACTCACCCCCGCGGAGCGGCAGCACCGTGCCGCAACGCTGGAGCGCGACGAAGCAAACTTTCAACGCCTACTAGAAGATAAGACGGAGGAACTGAAAAATGCCGAGACAGAGAGCATCCAGAAACTCGCCAGCCAGATCGATCTCATCCTGAAAGCCTACGCCACCGAAAAAGGGTTTTCCGTCATCCTGGAGGCGCGGCGCCCTGGTGTCTTGTACTTTGACAAGAACCTCGACCTCAGCGCTGAGATTATCAAACGGTTTAATCTGACCTCGAAGTAA